In the Candidatus Palauibacter polyketidifaciens genome, one interval contains:
- the nusA gene encoding transcription termination factor NusA, with amino-acid sequence MSDQIPIVEAFRMMAANKSLTELELHDLIREGIHAALARRFGGPVEAEIDVTEEGDISIVVLKEVVEEVEDPAREVTLEQARWDDPDFQVGDLMEIPVDFRDFGRSAVMAAKQRIIQRIREGERDRIRMEFNDRVGDLVSGEVQASERGKLVVMLNRSREAEAIIPWREQNPRERFRQGEPIRAVLKLLEETPRGPRLILSRADPQFVASLFALEVPEIYQNIVDIKEIVREAGGRTKVAVASRDESVDPVGACVGLKGSRVQAVVSELSGERIDIVPWHPDPEIFARRALAPARVAKVISDQERHVITAIVDEDQLSLAIGRNGQNVRLASQLIGWQIDLYSSRDWMERGGEAGLFGGDDEYEMSDFPLSELEGIAPATLAALEAAGVSSFYGLLDMDRSDFLQVPGIGPDEADTLESLIDELTVVDEAQAEVAAAAKTAVEASAEAEAPDAPSEAAVPDAPAEAASAEAADAMSAAASGEGTS; translated from the coding sequence ATGAGCGATCAGATCCCGATCGTTGAAGCATTCCGCATGATGGCGGCGAACAAGTCGCTGACGGAGCTGGAGTTGCATGATCTCATCCGCGAAGGGATCCATGCGGCGCTCGCCCGTCGTTTCGGCGGTCCGGTCGAAGCGGAAATCGACGTCACCGAGGAGGGCGACATCTCGATCGTCGTCCTCAAGGAAGTCGTCGAGGAAGTCGAGGATCCGGCCCGGGAAGTGACGCTCGAGCAGGCCCGCTGGGATGACCCCGATTTCCAGGTGGGCGACCTCATGGAGATCCCCGTCGACTTCAGGGATTTCGGGCGCAGCGCGGTCATGGCCGCGAAGCAGAGGATCATCCAGCGCATCCGCGAGGGGGAACGCGACCGGATCCGCATGGAATTCAACGACCGGGTGGGAGACCTCGTTTCCGGCGAAGTGCAGGCGAGCGAGCGCGGAAAACTCGTCGTCATGCTGAACCGGTCCCGTGAGGCCGAGGCGATCATCCCGTGGCGGGAACAGAACCCGCGGGAACGCTTCCGCCAGGGCGAGCCGATCCGCGCCGTGTTGAAGCTGCTGGAGGAGACGCCGCGCGGCCCGCGGCTCATCCTGTCGCGGGCGGATCCCCAGTTCGTCGCTTCGTTGTTCGCGCTCGAAGTGCCGGAGATCTACCAGAATATCGTTGACATCAAGGAGATCGTCCGTGAAGCGGGCGGACGCACCAAGGTGGCCGTCGCATCCCGCGATGAGTCGGTCGACCCGGTCGGGGCCTGCGTCGGTCTCAAAGGGTCGCGCGTGCAGGCGGTCGTGTCGGAGTTGAGCGGGGAACGCATCGACATCGTGCCGTGGCACCCGGACCCTGAGATCTTCGCGCGCCGAGCCCTGGCTCCGGCCCGGGTCGCCAAGGTGATCTCGGATCAGGAGCGGCACGTCATTACGGCGATCGTGGACGAGGACCAGCTGTCGCTGGCGATCGGACGGAACGGGCAGAACGTGCGGTTGGCGTCACAGCTCATCGGTTGGCAGATCGATCTGTATTCCAGCCGTGACTGGATGGAGCGCGGCGGAGAGGCCGGCCTGTTCGGAGGCGACGACGAGTACGAAATGTCCGACTTCCCGCTCTCCGAGCTCGAGGGGATCGCCCCGGCGACGCTCGCGGCGCTCGAGGCGGCCGGGGTCAGCAGCTTTTACGGACTCCTCGACATGGATCGAAGCGATTTCCTTCAGGTCCCGGGGATCGGGCCCGATGAGGCGGACACACTGGAATCGCTCATCGACGAACTCACCGTCGTGGACGAGGCGCAGGCCGAGGTCGCCGCGGCTGCGAAGACGGCTGTCGAGGCGTCCGCGGAGGCGGAGGCGCCGGATGCACCCTCGGAGGCGGCGGTACCGGACGCGCCTGCGGAGGCGGCATCCGCGGAAGCGGCCGACGCGATGAGCGCGGCGGCCTCGGGCGAGGGGACCTCCTGA
- the rimP gene encoding ribosome maturation factor RimP codes for MLDSADIERAVEALGFEVVQMERGGGRRRPLLRLRIDRPGPSSARSGVTVDDCVAVTRELRGALEDGAADDWVLEVSSPGVDRPLVRAADYDRFAGARIRVRGYGPLADRGRKLEGTLLGTVDGLPGTFALEIEGDRVEIPLELVASARLVYDWDAARGVGGR; via the coding sequence ATGCTGGACTCGGCGGACATCGAACGCGCCGTCGAAGCCCTCGGCTTCGAGGTCGTGCAGATGGAGCGGGGCGGAGGCCGTCGCCGGCCGTTGCTCAGGCTCCGGATCGATCGGCCGGGTCCGTCGTCCGCGCGGTCGGGCGTCACCGTCGACGATTGCGTCGCGGTGACGAGGGAACTGCGTGGCGCACTTGAAGATGGGGCGGCCGACGACTGGGTGCTCGAAGTGTCGTCGCCCGGAGTGGACCGGCCGCTGGTCAGGGCCGCGGACTACGACCGCTTCGCCGGGGCGCGGATCCGCGTCAGGGGTTACGGCCCCCTGGCCGATCGCGGCCGAAAACTGGAAGGGACGCTGCTCGGGACGGTGGACGGACTTCCCGGGACGTTCGCGCTGGAGATCGAAGGGGATCGTGTGGAGATCCCGCTGGAGCTCGTGGCCTCCGCCCGCCTGGTCTACGACTGGGACGCGGCTCGGGGCGTGGGTGGGAGATAG
- a CDS encoding laccase domain-containing protein translates to MTEVAETPKDGLLRLSQWESLDPTVVCGITTAERGDLAVADVPPERVAAVYADLARELGFRRVSVPTQVHGTDLREIRGAPAADPAVCTVDRPGRVDGQLVDGPGWLLAATAADCVPVYLWSRELGRIGLIHAGWRGAAAGILPRAISRLVRGLDRRPSGAIGDLRVHLGPAICGRCYEVDTPVLSAFGLGGTRARLDLREILAAQAATAGVAPDALSSSRYCTSCGPGDLHSHRASGGAAGRMAAFLGLRSG, encoded by the coding sequence ATGACGGAGGTCGCGGAGACCCCGAAGGATGGCCTGCTGCGGTTGTCGCAGTGGGAATCGCTCGATCCGACCGTCGTGTGCGGGATCACGACGGCGGAGCGCGGGGATCTCGCGGTCGCGGATGTCCCACCGGAGCGCGTGGCCGCGGTCTACGCGGATCTCGCCCGGGAACTCGGCTTCCGCCGGGTATCGGTACCGACTCAGGTCCACGGCACGGATCTCCGGGAGATCAGAGGCGCGCCCGCCGCGGACCCGGCGGTCTGCACCGTCGACCGGCCGGGTCGCGTGGACGGCCAGCTCGTCGACGGGCCCGGCTGGCTCCTCGCCGCGACGGCCGCCGATTGCGTGCCCGTCTACCTGTGGTCGCGCGAACTCGGGCGCATCGGGCTGATCCACGCCGGGTGGCGCGGGGCCGCGGCCGGCATCCTGCCGCGCGCGATCTCCCGGCTCGTTCGCGGCCTCGACCGCCGTCCATCCGGCGCCATCGGGGATCTCCGCGTCCATCTCGGGCCCGCGATCTGCGGGCGCTGCTACGAGGTCGACACCCCAGTGCTTTCCGCTTTCGGCCTCGGCGGCACGCGCGCGCGGCTCGATCTGAGGGAGATCCTCGCCGCCCAGGCCGCGACGGCTGGCGTCGCACCCGACGCCCTCTCGAGTTCCCGCTACTGCACCTCCTGCGGTCCCGGCGACCTCCATTCGCACCGCGCGAGCGGCGGGGCGGCGGGACGGATGGCCGCCTTCCTCGGGCTGCGGAGCGGCTGA
- the murA gene encoding UDP-N-acetylglucosamine 1-carboxyvinyltransferase — MHYRIEGGNELSGVFTPAGNKNAALPILAATLLAREPVRLENVPRITDVETLLDLLRSLGVEGGWTSPGVLELDAAGVNPEANPDADLAGRIRGSVLLAGPMLARLGTCQLPHPGGDFIGRRRLDTHMLALRALGATVDVGDRYFLRAPRLRGASIFLDEPSVTGTENAVLAAATAMGTTELRNAATEPHVQDLCRFLVALGARIDGIGTSRLVIEGVEDLGGGTFRIGPDHIEIGSVIGLTAATGSTLGIAGVDQIHFDPLRVGFQRLGLEFAWRDDRLVVRGAGELEIQPDLGGQIPKIDDGPWPAFPADLISIALVAATQCRGTVLIHEKMFESRMFFVDKVIAMGARIVLCDPHRAVVVGPSPLRAAILESPDIRAGMALLIAALAAEGTSRVHNIGQIERGYERIHERLASLGARIERVGPEGA, encoded by the coding sequence ATGCACTATCGGATCGAGGGTGGAAACGAGCTGAGCGGCGTGTTCACGCCGGCCGGAAACAAGAACGCCGCCCTCCCGATCCTCGCCGCCACGCTCCTCGCGCGCGAGCCGGTGCGACTCGAGAACGTCCCGCGCATCACCGATGTGGAGACGTTGCTCGACCTCCTCCGCAGTCTCGGCGTTGAGGGCGGCTGGACGTCGCCGGGCGTGCTCGAACTCGACGCCGCCGGCGTGAACCCGGAGGCGAACCCGGACGCGGATCTGGCCGGCCGGATCCGCGGATCGGTACTGCTCGCGGGCCCCATGCTCGCCCGGCTGGGGACGTGCCAACTCCCGCACCCCGGAGGGGATTTCATCGGGCGCCGCCGTCTGGACACCCACATGCTCGCATTGCGGGCGCTCGGCGCGACCGTCGACGTCGGAGACCGCTACTTCCTGCGCGCTCCGCGTCTCCGCGGCGCTTCCATCTTTCTGGATGAGCCGTCCGTGACGGGTACGGAGAACGCCGTGCTCGCGGCGGCGACGGCGATGGGGACGACGGAGCTCCGCAACGCCGCCACGGAACCCCACGTGCAGGATCTGTGCCGCTTTCTCGTCGCGCTCGGCGCCCGCATCGACGGCATCGGGACCTCGCGGCTCGTCATCGAAGGCGTGGAGGATCTTGGAGGCGGGACGTTCCGGATCGGACCGGATCACATCGAGATCGGAAGCGTGATCGGCCTGACGGCGGCGACGGGCTCGACGCTCGGGATCGCCGGAGTGGACCAGATCCACTTCGACCCGCTGCGCGTCGGATTCCAGCGCCTCGGTCTCGAATTCGCGTGGCGCGATGACCGGCTCGTCGTGCGCGGAGCGGGAGAACTCGAGATCCAGCCCGACCTCGGCGGCCAGATCCCGAAGATCGACGACGGGCCCTGGCCGGCGTTCCCCGCGGATCTGATCAGCATCGCGCTGGTGGCCGCGACCCAGTGCCGCGGCACCGTCCTCATCCACGAGAAGATGTTCGAGTCGCGGATGTTCTTCGTCGACAAGGTGATCGCGATGGGCGCACGCATCGTCCTCTGCGATCCGCACAGGGCCGTCGTCGTGGGGCCTTCGCCGCTCCGCGCGGCCATCCTCGAGAGCCCCGACATCCGGGCCGGCATGGCGCTCCTCATCGCGGCGCTTGCGGCGGAAGGCACGAGTCGCGTGCACAACATCGGGCAGATCGAGCGTGGCTACGAGCGCATCCACGAGCGTCTCGCGTCGCTGGGGGCCCGCATCGAACGCGTCGGGCCGGAAGGGGCATGA
- a CDS encoding UvrD-helicase domain-containing protein — translation MRGLRLNPEQRDAVEHGEGPLLVLAGAGSGKTRVLTARAARLIEEGLEPTRLLAVTFTNKAAGEMRERIEGLIGRSTRGLWIGTFHSVAARILRIEAPHTSRTRAFTIYDEDDSIRTLKDVMESAGYDPKRWAPRALRGRISGAKNALMGPAEYESEAFDLLAEVVAKVYPAYQRELARRNAYDFDDLLFETVRLLETVDGVRDRYAARFAYVLVDEYQDTNHAQYRMVKALASKHGNLCVVGDDDQAVYGWRGADIRNILDFEADFQGAHVVRLERNYRSTASILEVANSVISRNLARKPKRLHTEREAGDPIEVVRCDDERAEAAWVSSQIEAGRGTRGLNEFAVLYRTNAQSRAFEEAFRRSGIPYRIVGGVPFYERREVKDVIAYLRLLVNPADDVAFLRTVGWPRRGVGAKSLERLEELARSAGDAGETVEPLALVAARARHEDGIPKMAARGLRRFADGLAAVRASLPACSAREALEACVATFGLATALAEEEDGADRLENVSELFAAAEAFERDDVEDPDDEATDLELFLQSVSLRSDLDEADFDGEAVTMITLHNAKGLEFPVIFLGGLEEGLFPLSRAMEAPGGLEEERRLFYVGVTRAMDRLSLTYADHRWRAGMASRSAPSSFIDELPEEHVLPRLAAPHWRRRRARRAGAVEPDRTFAWQRRVERGSGRVGGPGGSAGDGRSAPPGELEYDYEDSQVPLALTPGVRVIHPRFGAGEVLQVYGFGREAKADIAFEEVGRKKVVVAYAGLRPA, via the coding sequence GTGAGGGGACTCCGCCTCAACCCGGAGCAGCGGGACGCGGTCGAACACGGCGAAGGGCCGCTGCTCGTCCTCGCCGGCGCGGGCTCCGGCAAGACGCGGGTGCTCACGGCCCGGGCCGCCCGCCTCATCGAGGAAGGGCTGGAGCCGACGCGCCTTCTCGCCGTCACCTTCACGAACAAGGCCGCCGGCGAGATGCGGGAGCGGATCGAGGGGCTCATCGGCCGTTCCACGCGGGGCCTGTGGATCGGCACCTTCCACTCGGTCGCCGCCCGCATCCTTCGCATCGAGGCTCCGCACACGTCGCGCACGCGCGCCTTCACGATCTATGATGAGGATGATTCCATCCGCACGCTGAAGGACGTGATGGAGTCGGCGGGCTACGACCCCAAACGTTGGGCGCCCCGAGCCCTGCGCGGCCGGATCTCCGGCGCGAAGAACGCGCTCATGGGGCCCGCCGAGTACGAGTCCGAGGCCTTCGACCTGCTCGCCGAGGTCGTGGCGAAGGTCTATCCCGCGTACCAGCGCGAACTTGCGCGGCGCAACGCCTACGACTTCGACGACCTCCTCTTCGAGACGGTGCGCCTGCTCGAGACCGTGGACGGCGTGCGGGATCGCTACGCCGCCCGCTTCGCGTACGTGCTCGTGGACGAATACCAGGACACGAACCACGCCCAGTACCGGATGGTGAAGGCGCTGGCCTCGAAACACGGGAACCTGTGCGTCGTGGGGGATGACGATCAGGCGGTGTACGGATGGCGCGGAGCGGACATCCGGAACATCCTCGACTTCGAGGCCGACTTCCAGGGCGCGCACGTCGTGCGGCTGGAGCGCAACTATCGTTCGACGGCGTCGATCCTCGAGGTCGCGAACTCCGTCATCTCCCGGAACCTCGCGAGGAAACCGAAGCGGCTGCACACGGAGCGGGAGGCCGGCGATCCGATCGAGGTCGTCCGCTGCGATGACGAGCGGGCCGAGGCGGCGTGGGTGTCGTCGCAGATCGAGGCCGGCCGCGGCACGCGCGGCCTGAACGAGTTCGCGGTGCTCTACCGGACCAACGCCCAGTCGCGGGCGTTCGAGGAGGCGTTCCGGCGGTCCGGCATTCCGTACCGGATCGTCGGAGGCGTCCCGTTCTACGAACGTCGCGAGGTGAAGGATGTCATCGCCTACCTGCGCCTTCTCGTGAATCCGGCGGACGACGTCGCCTTCCTGCGTACCGTGGGGTGGCCGAGGCGCGGGGTCGGGGCGAAGAGTCTGGAGCGGCTGGAGGAACTCGCCCGCTCGGCCGGCGACGCGGGAGAGACCGTCGAACCCCTTGCACTCGTCGCGGCGCGGGCGCGGCACGAAGACGGCATCCCGAAGATGGCGGCGCGCGGCCTGAGGCGGTTCGCCGACGGGCTCGCCGCCGTGCGGGCCTCGCTCCCCGCCTGCAGCGCCCGGGAAGCGCTCGAGGCGTGCGTCGCGACCTTCGGCCTGGCCACGGCGCTGGCGGAGGAGGAGGACGGCGCAGACCGGCTCGAGAACGTGAGCGAGCTGTTCGCGGCGGCGGAGGCGTTCGAGCGCGACGATGTGGAGGACCCCGATGACGAGGCCACGGATCTCGAGTTGTTTCTGCAATCCGTTTCGCTGCGTTCCGATCTGGATGAGGCCGACTTCGATGGCGAAGCGGTGACGATGATCACGCTGCACAACGCGAAGGGACTCGAGTTCCCCGTGATCTTCCTGGGCGGGCTGGAGGAGGGGCTCTTTCCCCTCTCGCGGGCAATGGAGGCGCCGGGCGGGCTGGAGGAGGAACGGCGTCTGTTCTACGTCGGAGTCACGCGCGCGATGGACCGGCTGAGCCTGACGTACGCGGACCACCGCTGGCGCGCGGGGATGGCGAGCCGCTCGGCCCCATCGAGCTTCATCGATGAACTCCCGGAGGAACACGTACTCCCGCGCCTCGCCGCGCCGCATTGGAGGCGGCGTCGCGCCCGCCGGGCGGGCGCGGTGGAACCCGACCGGACCTTCGCCTGGCAGAGGAGGGTGGAGCGTGGATCCGGCCGCGTCGGCGGTCCCGGGGGCTCCGCCGGGGATGGAAGGTCGGCACCTCCGGGCGAACTCGAGTATGACTACGAAGATTCACAGGTGCCGCTCGCGCTCACGCCGGGTGTGCGTGTGATACATCCGCGCTTCGGGGCCGGCGAGGTGCTGCAGGTCTACGGCTTCGGGAGAGAGGCCAAGGCCGACATCGCCTTCGAGGAGGTCGGCCGGAAGAAGGTCGTCGTGGCGTACGCCGGGTTGCGCCCGGCCTAG
- a CDS encoding HAMP domain-containing sensor histidine kinase, whose protein sequence is MIRLWNRRGGALLLAVLSTGVLVWSAIFSRQQAEERRLDAAVLGQLMAVSTAAAAGNLTVEEQNELWNQASQQVGAQVRRLRIPIVITDTLGNPSSSAHLPDDFPLGPTGDPDDQALREFVAELDALRPPFEASGLQVHFGDPEFTSRLRLIPWLQAASLLAILGSGGWLLFLSFRSERERIWSAMARESAHQMGTPLSSLVGWLEVLEARPRPRGSEVGEPDLIDEMAADVTRLQKVSRRFELIGHKPKLEPMSVRATVVHLRQYFEARLPTLSRTGKIEIAVEMEPEPPEVLGNATLLEWAFENLIKNAIDALAPEGGRIVISHLGPNGKRSVFRVLDTGPGIPPALRDKIFNIGVTTKKRGWGVGLSLVRRIIEDMHDGSIRLEDTGRGASFRIELPRYRPGKRGT, encoded by the coding sequence GTGATCCGGCTCTGGAACCGGCGCGGCGGCGCGCTTCTGCTCGCGGTGCTGTCCACGGGTGTCCTCGTCTGGTCCGCCATCTTCTCGCGTCAGCAGGCCGAGGAGCGCCGCCTCGACGCTGCGGTCCTCGGGCAGTTGATGGCGGTGAGCACGGCGGCCGCGGCGGGCAATCTCACGGTCGAGGAACAGAACGAGCTCTGGAATCAGGCCTCGCAGCAGGTGGGCGCCCAGGTCCGGCGCCTGCGCATCCCCATCGTGATCACGGACACCCTCGGCAATCCGAGCAGCTCCGCGCACCTGCCCGACGACTTCCCGCTCGGCCCGACCGGCGACCCGGACGACCAGGCGCTGCGCGAATTCGTGGCCGAACTCGACGCGTTGAGGCCGCCCTTCGAGGCGTCCGGCCTCCAGGTCCACTTCGGCGATCCCGAATTCACGAGCCGCCTCCGTCTGATCCCCTGGCTGCAGGCGGCGTCGCTCCTCGCGATCCTCGGCAGCGGTGGCTGGCTCCTCTTCCTCTCCTTCCGGAGCGAGCGGGAGCGCATCTGGTCCGCCATGGCCAGGGAATCGGCCCATCAGATGGGGACCCCGCTCAGCTCGCTTGTCGGCTGGCTGGAGGTGCTCGAGGCCCGGCCGCGCCCCCGCGGATCGGAAGTCGGGGAGCCCGACCTCATCGACGAGATGGCGGCGGATGTGACACGCCTGCAGAAGGTCTCGCGCCGCTTCGAACTCATCGGCCACAAGCCGAAGCTGGAGCCCATGTCCGTGCGCGCCACGGTCGTCCATCTCCGACAGTACTTCGAGGCCCGCCTGCCCACGCTCTCCCGCACCGGCAAGATCGAGATCGCGGTGGAGATGGAACCCGAACCGCCGGAGGTGCTGGGCAACGCGACGCTCCTGGAGTGGGCGTTCGAGAATCTGATCAAGAACGCGATCGACGCGCTGGCCCCGGAGGGCGGCCGGATCGTGATCTCCCATCTCGGACCGAACGGCAAGCGTTCCGTGTTCCGGGTGCTCGACACCGGGCCGGGGATCCCTCCCGCGCTCCGGGACAAGATCTTCAACATCGGCGTCACGACGAAGAAGCGTGGCTGGGGCGTCGGCCTCTCCCTCGTGCGGCGCATCATCGAAGACATGCACGATGGCTCCATCCGCCTTGAGGACACGGGGCGGGGCGCGAGCTTCCGAATCGAACTCCCGCGCTACCGTCCCGGGAAACGGGGGACGTGA
- the serS gene encoding serine--tRNA ligase, giving the protein MLDLRTLRDDADLVRDAMRKRGDEHAAGLVEETLRADEVRRRLIREVEVLKAERNTASKAIGAAKGRGEDASAEIDAMRRVAARIKVLDADLARTEAELRDHLLQIPNIPDPRVPPGEEGEGPTVAEWGTPQKDEVPPHWDLGATHGHSEPGGSALPGGRTPALDIERGAKIAGSGFPLLVGGGARLSRALVQFMLDLHVREHGYLEVLPPFVVSRDSMTGTGHIPKFEDDAYRTDPDDLFLVPTAEVPLTNLHRGEMLAAGDLPLAYVAHTPCFRREAGAAGRDTRGLLRVHQFDKVEVVRICRPEESEAQLELLTRHAERVLELLEVPYRRVLLPLGDLGFANAITYDLEIWAPGVEAWLEVSSCSSYGDFQARRADIRFRPEGGGRPAHVHTLNGSALALARLIVVLLETGFRDGEGILLPEVLHPYLGFERLEFCR; this is encoded by the coding sequence ATGCTTGACCTCAGAACCCTCCGCGACGACGCCGACCTCGTCCGCGATGCCATGCGGAAACGTGGCGACGAGCACGCGGCGGGTCTCGTCGAGGAGACGTTGAGGGCGGATGAAGTCCGCCGCCGCCTGATCCGGGAAGTGGAAGTCCTCAAGGCCGAGCGGAACACCGCATCGAAGGCGATCGGCGCCGCGAAGGGCAGGGGCGAGGACGCGTCGGCGGAGATCGACGCGATGCGCCGCGTGGCCGCGCGGATCAAGGTCCTCGACGCCGACCTCGCGCGCACCGAGGCGGAGCTGCGCGATCACCTCCTGCAGATCCCGAACATCCCGGATCCCCGCGTCCCGCCCGGCGAGGAAGGGGAAGGGCCGACGGTCGCGGAATGGGGCACCCCGCAGAAGGACGAAGTGCCGCCGCACTGGGACCTCGGGGCGACGCACGGCCATTCGGAACCCGGCGGTTCCGCACTCCCCGGAGGGCGGACGCCGGCGCTGGATATCGAGCGTGGGGCGAAGATCGCGGGCTCCGGCTTTCCCCTCCTCGTCGGGGGCGGCGCCCGGCTCAGCCGCGCGCTCGTCCAGTTCATGCTGGACCTTCACGTGCGCGAGCACGGATACCTGGAGGTCCTGCCCCCCTTCGTCGTCTCCCGGGATTCGATGACGGGGACGGGGCACATCCCGAAGTTCGAGGACGACGCCTACCGGACGGACCCCGACGACCTCTTCCTCGTGCCCACGGCCGAGGTGCCACTCACGAATCTGCACCGCGGAGAGATGCTGGCCGCGGGCGACCTGCCGCTCGCGTACGTCGCGCACACCCCCTGCTTCCGGCGGGAAGCCGGGGCGGCGGGCCGCGATACGCGCGGGCTCCTGCGGGTCCATCAGTTCGACAAGGTCGAGGTCGTCCGCATCTGTCGGCCCGAGGAGTCGGAGGCGCAGCTGGAACTCCTGACCCGCCATGCGGAGCGCGTGCTCGAGCTGCTGGAGGTCCCGTACCGGCGGGTCCTGCTTCCGCTGGGGGATCTCGGCTTCGCGAACGCGATCACGTACGACCTGGAGATCTGGGCTCCCGGCGTCGAGGCATGGCTCGAGGTGTCCAGCTGTTCATCGTACGGGGACTTTCAGGCGCGCCGCGCCGATATCCGCTTCCGGCCAGAGGGCGGCGGACGCCCCGCCCACGTGCATACGCTGAACGGTTCGGCGCTTGCCCTCGCCCGGCTCATCGTGGTGCTGCTCGAGACCGGCTTCCGCGACGGCGAGGGGATCCTGCTGCCGGAGGTTCTCCACCCCTACCTCGGGTTCGAGCGGCTCGAGTTCTGCCGGTGA
- a CDS encoding sugar phosphate nucleotidyltransferase: MHLEAYCAVLAGGIGRRFWPASTPARPKQLLPLAGPDPLIDDTLARAVALVGAPRVRVVAAEPLVELMRPSLDAAGVDALVEPKARGTGPALVWAASEIERAQPGALMISMHADHRIEPVEALEETLQPALRAAREGYLCCVGVRPDRAETGFGYLETGREATSGAREVRRFVEKPGPARAREYLKSGRFLWNSGIFAWRATDLIEAARRCARELAGAWPALERGDAEEFFARAEPVAIDVCVMERAEHVAAVEARFAWDDLGVWSALLRARQVDEAGNASVGSTRLLDAANNVVWTESRRATVIGVSGLVIVEANGELLVMPREEAAGLDARLRKIDTDASSAEPPR, translated from the coding sequence GTGCACCTCGAGGCGTACTGCGCGGTCCTCGCAGGCGGGATCGGCCGCCGGTTCTGGCCCGCTTCGACCCCGGCCCGTCCCAAGCAACTCCTGCCCCTCGCGGGCCCGGACCCGCTCATCGACGATACGCTCGCCCGTGCCGTCGCGCTGGTGGGCGCCCCGCGCGTCCGGGTCGTCGCAGCCGAACCCCTGGTGGAACTCATGCGCCCGAGTCTGGATGCGGCGGGTGTCGATGCGCTTGTCGAACCGAAGGCGCGGGGAACGGGCCCGGCCCTCGTCTGGGCGGCCTCCGAGATCGAGCGGGCTCAGCCGGGGGCCCTGATGATCTCCATGCACGCGGACCACCGCATCGAGCCCGTGGAGGCCCTCGAAGAGACGCTGCAGCCAGCGCTCCGGGCGGCCCGGGAAGGATACCTGTGCTGCGTCGGCGTGCGGCCGGACCGCGCGGAGACCGGATTCGGATACCTGGAGACCGGGCGAGAGGCGACCTCCGGCGCACGGGAGGTGCGGCGTTTCGTGGAGAAGCCGGGACCCGCGCGAGCCCGGGAATACCTGAAATCGGGACGCTTCCTGTGGAACTCCGGCATCTTCGCGTGGCGGGCGACCGATCTGATCGAGGCCGCCCGACGCTGCGCGCGCGAACTCGCGGGGGCGTGGCCGGCCCTCGAGCGCGGCGATGCGGAGGAGTTCTTCGCGCGTGCCGAGCCGGTCGCGATCGACGTCTGCGTAATGGAGCGAGCCGAACACGTGGCCGCCGTCGAGGCCCGGTTCGCCTGGGACGATCTCGGCGTGTGGAGCGCGCTCCTGCGCGCCCGGCAGGTGGACGAGGCCGGGAACGCCTCGGTCGGCTCTACGCGTCTCCTCGACGCGGCGAACAACGTCGTGTGGACGGAGTCCCGCCGGGCCACGGTCATCGGGGTGTCGGGCCTCGTCATCGTGGAGGCGAACGGAGAACTCCTCGTGATGCCGCGCGAAGAGGCCGCGGGACTCGACGCTCGCCTGCGAAAGATCGACACGGACGCATCCTCCGCCGAACCGCCGCGTTGA